The Thermoplasmata archaeon genome includes a region encoding these proteins:
- a CDS encoding NosD domain-containing protein, translated as MKELSKTTKGVDIRNGRDNTRGFTNGLTNGFANGNGYRNGRKLRESKSHGKVLVVFVLAMLVLSVVAFLTWQSSNAGVIKIDGSFEDWQGVEKTTKERDFGVPENIDIEEYATAEIGKNVAFYAKVYGNLLAGDGRYIVEAPSENPVYVANQRETAIPNANGRDVAYVFIDTDNNPTTGFKPSVNFAVGADKAIEIVGKNGKIEASRVLTFAGVVQQEWNWHICESVAAATNGKQVETMAGKNLLGIGESYAVYFYMIDWQNMECKVGNALRCENARFAVSGLYFNPETRTRVLGTEVETKGTPHDPIHIDGDEDFANQAQINGWDGDGSQGNPYIIEGYDIDANGGGYCIWIQNTNVHFVIRNCNLTNATQSSNIPGGCGIALDSLNNGTVENNKLLGNIFGVYLEFVNNIVIYSNIISSNTFYAIYILSSTNISLSGNIMLASGIMIDCYNLDEWTTLEIEENNMVNNKPVKFYKNCEGMTVSGEAGQVILANCTDCVITGLNITNVCAGISMGYSNNNEITGNCLTSSYMGLYLICSNYNSIRNNTIGNNSDGIYISWSTENNEIMENNVSNNSNGISLGVSKYTKVHDNNISWNNHGIYLFSTTESEITSNRIINNNYGVYCQYSSNNITKNYLEGNYYGIFARDSSYNNITGNTAVGNNYSICIESYWEESGYNNISSNTVWSNYCGIYLLNFWYELYFNRIQYNSIRDNYYGIYIRNSTFNNISYNDVSSNRYGICVKDNSYLNEITFNWICNNTKYGMYFFSGATCNFIWYNNFIGNNGASKGVNGSCQAYDSVGGNYWYDTTTNEGNYWSNWDGQGNGTSNAYPIDGGAGASDWYPLSSPVSEISSIPIPAFFICVIGLVMAVRKRRDI; from the coding sequence ATGAAAGAATTGAGCAAAACCACGAAAGGAGTGGATATTAGAAATGGCAGAGACAACACCCGTGGTTTTACAAATGGGCTGACAAATGGATTCGCCAACGGGAATGGCTACAGGAATGGGAGAAAATTGAGAGAAAGCAAAAGCCATGGCAAAGTTCTGGTTGTTTTTGTGCTTGCAATGTTAGTGCTGAGCGTTGTTGCGTTTCTCACATGGCAAAGCAGCAATGCTGGTGTCATCAAAATAGATGGCAGTTTTGAGGACTGGCAGGGCGTTGAAAAGACCACGAAGGAAAGGGATTTTGGTGTGCCAGAGAACATTGACATTGAGGAGTATGCAACAGCAGAAATAGGGAAAAATGTGGCGTTTTATGCAAAGGTTTATGGCAATTTGCTTGCTGGTGATGGTAGATACATTGTTGAGGCACCATCAGAAAATCCAGTGTATGTTGCAAATCAAAGGGAGACGGCAATTCCGAATGCAAATGGCAGAGATGTGGCGTATGTGTTTATTGACACGGACAACAACCCAACAACTGGCTTCAAGCCCTCTGTTAATTTTGCAGTTGGAGCTGACAAAGCAATAGAAATTGTGGGCAAGAATGGGAAGATAGAGGCAAGCAGAGTGCTTACATTTGCAGGTGTGGTGCAGCAGGAGTGGAATTGGCACATTTGCGAGAGTGTGGCTGCAGCAACAAATGGGAAGCAAGTGGAGACCATGGCTGGGAAGAACTTGCTTGGCATCGGTGAAAGTTACGCAGTTTACTTCTACATGATTGACTGGCAGAACATGGAATGCAAGGTCGGGAATGCGTTGCGGTGCGAGAATGCCAGATTTGCTGTGTCTGGGCTCTACTTTAACCCAGAGACAAGAACGCGAGTGCTTGGCACAGAAGTGGAAACAAAAGGCACACCACATGACCCAATCCATATAGATGGGGATGAGGACTTTGCAAATCAGGCACAGATAAATGGTTGGGATGGTGATGGGAGCCAGGGAAATCCTTACATAATTGAGGGATATGATATAGATGCGAATGGTGGAGGATATTGCATCTGGATACAGAATACGAACGTGCACTTTGTAATTCGCAACTGCAATTTAACAAATGCAACCCAGAGTAGCAACATTCCTGGTGGTTGTGGTATTGCACTAGATTCTTTGAATAATGGTACAGTGGAAAATAACAAGTTACTAGGCAACATATTTGGTGTTTATCTTGAATTTGTGAATAACATTGTAATTTATAGCAATATTATATCGTCTAACACATTTTATGCTATTTATATTTTATCTTCAACTAATATTAGCCTTTCCGGCAATATCATGTTAGCTTCTGGGATTATGATAGACTGTTACAATCTGGATGAATGGACCACACTAGAGATTGAGGAAAACAACATGGTAAATAATAAGCCAGTAAAATTCTATAAAAACTGTGAGGGTATGACGGTCTCTGGTGAAGCAGGGCAGGTAATTCTAGCTAACTGCACTGATTGTGTGATTACTGGGCTTAACATTACCAATGTGTGTGCTGGAATTTCTATGGGCTATTCAAATAACAATGAAATAACGGGAAATTGTCTAACAAGCAGTTACATGGGGCTGTACCTTATATGTTCAAATTATAACAGTATAAGAAACAATACAATTGGCAACAATAGCGATGGAATTTACATATCGTGGTCCACAGAAAATAATGAAATAATGGAAAACAATGTTTCAAATAATTCAAATGGTATTTCTCTTGGTGTCTCAAAATACACCAAAGTTCATGATAATAATATATCCTGGAATAATCATGGAATTTATCTATTTAGCACAACCGAAAGCGAAATAACATCAAACAGAATAATTAACAATAACTATGGTGTCTATTGCCAGTACTCCAGCAATAATATAACCAAGAATTACTTAGAGGGTAACTACTATGGAATATTTGCTCGGGACTCTAGCTACAATAACATAACTGGTAACACCGCCGTTGGCAACAATTATTCTATATGTATAGAAAGTTATTGGGAAGAGTCAGGTTACAACAATATTTCCTCTAACACTGTTTGGAGTAACTACTGTGGAATCTACTTGTTGAATTTTTGGTACGAGTTATATTTCAACAGAATCCAATACAATAGCATCCGAGATAACTATTACGGAATTTACATAAGGAACTCTACTTTCAACAATATCAGTTATAACGATGTGAGTTCTAATAGATATGGAATTTGTGTTAAAGACAATTCGTATCTGAACGAGATAACCTTTAACTGGATTTGCAACAACACAAAGTACGGCATGTACTTTTTTTCCGGGGCAACTTGTAATTTTATCTGGTACAATAATTTCATCGGGAACAACGGTGCAAGCAAGGGTGTGAATGGCTCCTGCCAGGCATACGATAGTGTTGGTGGCAACTACTGGTATGACACCACAACCAATGAAGGCAACTACTGGAGCAATTGGGATGGTCAGGGCAACGGCACATCAAATGCCTATCCAATTGATGGCGGTGCTGGTGCAAGTGACTGGTATCCACTATCAAGCCCTGTGAGCGAGATCTCCTCTATACCGATCCCGGCATTCTTCATCTGCGTGATAGGGCTTGTAATGGCAGTGCGGAAAAGACGGGACATATAA